The Watersipora subatra chromosome 7, tzWatSuba1.1, whole genome shotgun sequence genomic interval CTCCACACTCTCTTCATATTCAGCTTTCTGTTGGCCATGCTGTCGCATGAAATGTCGAATGAGTTGAAAGCTATAGTGGAAGGGAAGAGAGCAGATACAGCAATTGTACCTGTACAGGCCTGTGTGCTCTGTGGCGTGCTTCTTAAATGAATCAATTCGGGAACCTTTGTAGTCGCAGGAAGGACAAGCAAATATCTGCCACTGAGAAGACGATCTTACTGGTTCGGGGCGGTGAACAGCCACGGGGACATCTGCCATAGAATAGTAGATACCGTGAGCTTGTTGCTTATGATGGTGTAATGTGTTAACATGGCTGTATCTCGCAGTGCAATGATCACATCCGTGAGGGTATATTTTGGAATGGGTGACCATGTGATCCATGAAGTCGAACAGATCAGGGTTGCGATGTTCACAAAGAGTACAGCTGTACACCTTCCCGTCTCCATTAGCAGCCATTTTAATACCTGTAACGAGTCATACAGTTGGTGATGGCTATATAGCAAATAAAGCTTGATGTGAGGAAAGACAGCATCCTTGAAATTGACCCCAGCCGGAAACCAAGTACAAACTGGTCTTTAAACGGTTGATAAATTTATACATCATTCATAAATcatgcatacatacaacatacataaatatatacatcatacataaatcatgcatacatacaacatacataaatatatacatcatacatgtctgtatgcatgtatgtaatTATGGTCAAAATGATGTATGCTCCATACATCATCTTGACCATCTTTATTAGCTTTACGTAAATAATTATCCTTTAGATAATTACTTAAGTTTAAATTGCTCTGAACATAGCTTTTAAAAAAccacattttatttattacataataattatgcATACTTGATAATTCCTATGTTATAAATTTGCTTTACCTTGAGTGAAAAACTAACAAGCTATCGCCATTTTACTCATTATAATCTGAGACCTTTAGgcctaaagatgaacttgcacaaacttttagtagattctattagaaagtatcggtattcaTCAATCATTGgagattgttttttatgtttgaggtgatctgaggTGAAGTGCTATTTTATATGATAAATAATCATACGATTTTACAACATATAGAAAGCCAAAGTTCAGACTAGAATTGCCTATACAATCTCATGTAAATTAGCTCAACTAGTCAAATGATAcatattaaatgaatttaccgtaaaacctttaattgaatgccacctctatttgaatgtcacctctatttgaatgccacctctatttgaatgccacctctatttgaatgccacctctatttgaatgccacttctatttgaatgccacctctatttgaatgccacctctatttgaatgccacttctatttgaatgccacctctatttgaatgccacctctatttgaccgccaccatggaaaaagggttgaaaaatagagtgccactcTTTAATTGACCACCACCTCCATTTCTACTTTAACATTCTTCGATCTTTACGAGCTCATAATAttaattgatcagtagaaaagtgtccacaaatcatattaataatgcattgtttacatcaataacaactaattCTCCTGTTTTCTAATTTCAATGTTTTTCGTTTTGTTTTCcgctaaaactttgaaagcaccatcataaaaataattaataactatcTCAGGCTAAttgtagttctttgtttaacacggtcttgatGCTTCGAATTTatatgtgtataaaaatgtgtatataaacatgcatataaaaacggtttacatttacgatggtgcAAAGACTACATTtagtgagcaaaacttttacgcgttgcatttgtgtTAAATGCAATGTGTAATGGTTTTGCTcagccaaaaattgtttggacaccaATATCACTAGTTCAGTAGTGCAGAAGAGGTTAGGTCAGaggacattgtggaaggtattgaacaaccagaagaagttcgttccatcgaaagcaacaatcagaacgcagctaccCGAGctaatgatgcaaatatttttgtcttaTAGACGTTAATTTTTGTCTctgtatgtaatataagtatggttcatgtatgtcacttgtttatgactaaatatttgcagcatttgatCGATTGTCTTTCTATAACTTATAGATGTGCAGATTTACAGCgcattatttaatagcatcgttgcggttatcttaacacAACTTACAacggatcgacgctcataactcctcttctattgcacataaaaagctagttttggctgcaaactgtagcaagcatATCAACGAGTGCAACGAGCTTTTATTCGCTTTTATTTGcattgttaaatatatgtagttataaaataaaaatatgtcttcaaatttagaattaaataaaaaattgaaagctttagcaaattgcaaagcaaggcacatgctataatatcatcgcagattaattgcaacagataacaactggtagagatatttttcggcttcccaatgcacattttattaagagagctttgacaagttagaggtaagttagcagatttattgcatcccaAAGGTTTAATATCAATCCATCGAAAAAAGAGgtcaaaatataggcgacattcactACCCCTCCTCCCCAAGCAAGATTTGTATGGTATAAAATGGCATGCAAATAAAAGTCATAATATTCAATACTCTTCAATCTCcttttgaatttttgaaaatgtaaaaatcatcatgtaAATTTATTAACATGCCAAACGGCAAGGTATCTCAAATGGGACTGAGATTTGATGTCAGACAGCTGCTACAAGCATGCCCAACCACATATGTTTTAAATTCTGGTGAAGTTTGAGTGTTAGAATACAAGTTTGATGACGGCGTCCCAACACCAATATCAAACCAACTGACTGATGCTCTATCATGCCTTCTATTTAAAAAGCTGCTGATAGTGCTCAAATATGCGTTTATTGGTGCGCTGTCAACAGTGCTGTGAAGTGGTATATTTAGATGTCTGACTTTCCTAAAATTGTCACAAAATTCAGAGACACAATGACCTTTCCCAAATAGCATGACGCATTGAGACTTTACTAAGTATGCTCTGACTGCTCTCAGAGTGCAGACCTTTATCAGTCCCAGTCACCCTTCCTGCTCTCCGACATGGCAAGTGTAGGCGCATTATCTCGACGCTTAGTAgagctaaatttaaaaaaacaatggtGTGGTTTATGACGCATGATGCAAATGATAACGTAGGGTCCGGAAACAATAAGCACAAAAATGATTGGAAAGGTTTTGAGGAAAATAGAGCATTGAAAACGTGAACAAATCATTTTCTCCGTACATGGAAAGTCAGCTAGGTGACGAGTGGTCTTTAAGCATTAATTGCATAATGCTAGGTGAAGTAGAGAGCCAGGGCATTTACCTTCACCGCAGATAGCTGAGCAGTGTTTAAGTAAATTGctaattgaaaatttaaagtaGCAACCAGGCTATAACGCTCTCGGCTCATAAAAAGAACTGTTTGGGCTATAGTAGCACTTGAGTAATGGGCCTGTTTGAGCTAGGAACTGTTCATAACAAACCATATTAGGCCTACACTAATTGCTAAACACTACTTAAAAAATTGGGTATTAGCACAATAGGATACTTGTGGCTTGAACAATGATTATCATGACGATTACTCCAAGTTTACTACTCATTTTGAGTAGCGCTGATACTGGAGCGGCGTTTAGCAAACCCAAGTTATAGATTCCATCATTAACATACTTCTAAAATGGGACCATTACAGGAATGAACTCTAGTATAATGGTCTGGGTGAGCAGGAAACAATAATTGGTAAAAGAATTGGCAACAACCAAAAGATAAATAcgct includes:
- the LOC137400084 gene encoding zinc finger protein 710-like; translation: MAANGDGKVYSCTLCEHRNPDLFDFMDHMVTHSKIYPHGCDHCTARYSHVNTLHHHKQQAHGIYYSMADVPVAVHRPEPVRSSSQWQIFACPSCDYKGSRIDSFKKHATEHTGLYRYNCCICSLPFHYSFQLIRHFMRQHGQQKAEYEESVEKSENLIWFKETAKLYKSVSNFKFEATPVKPLKNEKAHTMQTYICEVCGVQFASKLRYTSHVFDNHKSNENTSNKAAPAKNGIDLNFDTERDVKPSELQIEQVYSASEEKGVDSWPFENSLLDFSK